A section of the Falco rusticolus isolate bFalRus1 chromosome Z, bFalRus1.pri, whole genome shotgun sequence genome encodes:
- the ACAA2 gene encoding 3-ketoacyl-CoA thiolase, mitochondrial, with protein sequence MALLRGVFIVAAKRTPFGSYGGLLKDFTATDLTEHAARAALAAGKVSPEIIDSVVVGSVMQSSADAIYIARHVGLRVGVPVPVPALTVNRLCGSGFQSIASGCQEICLNESEVVLCGGAESMSQAPYAVRNIRFGTRLGAELKLEDTLWAALTDTYVKIPMAITAENLAAKYNITREDCDRYAFKTQQRCKAAHDAGYFNAEMSPIEVKTKKGKESMQKDEHPKPQTTLEQLAKLPSVFKKDGTVTAGNASGVCDGAGAVIIASESALKKHSLTPLARVVAYHSSGCDPSIMGIGPVPAITEVLKKAGLTLKDMDLVEVNEAFAPQYLAVEKVLGLDPEKTNVNGGAIAMGHPLGASGSRITAHLVHELRRRGGKYAVGSACIGGGQGIAVIIENTA encoded by the exons ATGGCGCTGCTGCGGG GTGTATTCATCGTCGCAGCGAAGCGAACTCCTTTCGGGAGCTATGGAGGTTTGCTGAAGGACTTCACAGCCACTGATCTGACTGAACATGCTGCTCGAGCGGCCTTGGCTGCTGGCAAGGTCTCTCCTGAGATCATTGACAGTGTTGTTGTCGGCAGCGTCATGCAG AGCTCCGCAGATGCGATTTATATTGCAAGACATGTCGGTTTACGTGTGGGAGTCCCTGTCCCAGTTCCAGCCCTCACTGTCAACAGACTTTGTGGCTCTGGTTTCCAATCCATTGCCAGCGGATGTCAG GAGATTTGCCTTAATGAATCAGAAGTTGTTCTGTGTGGTGGAGCTGAAAGTATGAGCCAAGCTCCTTATGCAGTTCGAAACATTAGATTTGGAACCAGATTAGGAGCAGAACTCAAG TTGGAAGACACATTGTGGGCAGCTCTGACAGATACATATGTTAAAATACCTATGGCAATTACAGCTGAAAATCTGGCTGCAAAATACAATATCACTCGAGAGGACTGTGACCGATACGCATTCAAAACACAACAGAGATGTAAAGCTG CTCATGATGCTGGTTACTTCAATGCTGAGATGTCACCAAttgaagtgaaaacaaaaaaggggaaagaaagtaTGCAAAAGGACGAGCACCCAAAACCCCAGACCACTCTGGAACAATTGGCAAAACTCCcatctgtctttaaaaaggaTGGAACGGTCACGGCTGGGAATGCTTCA GGGGTGTGTGATGGAGCTGGTGCAGTCATCATTGCCAGTGAGTCAGCCCTTAAAAAGCACAGTCTCACTCCTCTGGCAAGAGTAGTAGCATATCACTCATCTGGCTGTGACCCCTCCATAATGGGCATTG GCCCTGTACCTGCAATTACAGAGGTTCTGAAGAAAGCAGGATTGACTCTGAAGGACATGGATTTGGTAGAG GTGAATGAGGCATTTGCACCTCAGTATCTAGCTGTTGAAAAAGTTCTGGGCCTTGACCCTGAAAAAACCAATGTCAACGGAGGTGCCATTGCTATGGGTCATCCTTTGGGTGCTTCAGGATCACGGATCACAGCTCATCTGGTCCATGAATTAAG GCGTCGTGGTGGGAAATATGCTGTTGGGTCAGCTTGCATTGGTGGTGGACAAGGTATTGCTGTTATCATTGAGAACACAGCCTGA